One Flagellimonas sp. CMM7 genomic region harbors:
- the murD gene encoding UDP-N-acetylmuramoyl-L-alanine--D-glutamate ligase: MARLVILGGGESGVGTAILGKKKGFEVFVSDKGEIKSAYKKVLEHFEIEWESGIHTESKILNADVVMKSPGIPDKVALVQKLIAKGVSVVSEIEFASKYTSATLIGITGSNGKTTTTILTHHLLKNDGFNVGMAGNIGDSYAKMVAEQDFGHYVLEISSFQLDGIIDFKPYVAILTNITPDHLDRYEYKFENYIASKFRIAMNQDKNDYLIYDADDEVIKGWLKKHPVQSKLVPFSLKEKQEEGAWLENEIIKMNIEHKTLEMSTDILALDGQHNVKNTMAAGLAALLVNVRKETIRQSIQTFQGVPHRLEKVLKINHVEYINDSKATNVNATYYALDGIKKPIVWIVGGVDKGNDYKELMPMVREKVKAIVCLGMDNSKLKDVFGNVIDLMVETYSMEEAVKVAYKISERGDSVLLSPACASFDLFENYEDRGNQFKAAIKNL; this comes from the coding sequence ATGGCTCGCTTGGTAATACTTGGAGGAGGAGAAAGTGGTGTTGGAACAGCAATACTGGGGAAGAAAAAAGGATTTGAAGTCTTTGTCTCGGACAAAGGAGAAATAAAGTCAGCGTACAAAAAAGTTCTTGAACATTTTGAGATTGAATGGGAATCAGGCATCCATACAGAATCTAAGATTCTAAATGCCGATGTGGTCATGAAAAGTCCGGGCATACCAGATAAGGTTGCTTTAGTGCAAAAATTGATTGCAAAGGGTGTGTCTGTTGTTTCTGAGATAGAGTTTGCATCAAAATATACCAGTGCAACCTTAATTGGAATTACAGGAAGTAATGGCAAAACCACGACAACAATATTAACACATCACTTGCTTAAAAATGATGGATTTAATGTTGGGATGGCAGGGAATATTGGCGATAGCTATGCTAAAATGGTTGCCGAACAAGATTTTGGTCATTATGTATTGGAGATAAGTAGTTTTCAATTGGATGGTATCATTGATTTTAAACCGTATGTAGCCATCCTTACCAATATTACTCCGGATCATTTAGATCGATATGAATATAAGTTTGAGAACTATATCGCTTCAAAGTTTCGGATAGCGATGAATCAGGATAAAAACGATTATCTGATATATGATGCAGATGATGAAGTGATTAAAGGTTGGTTAAAAAAACATCCAGTTCAATCCAAATTGGTTCCTTTTTCACTGAAGGAAAAACAAGAAGAAGGCGCTTGGCTCGAAAATGAAATAATTAAAATGAATATAGAACATAAAACCTTGGAAATGAGTACAGATATTTTGGCCTTGGATGGCCAACACAACGTAAAGAACACCATGGCCGCAGGACTTGCTGCCTTATTGGTAAATGTTAGAAAAGAAACAATCCGTCAGAGTATTCAAACCTTCCAAGGAGTTCCTCATAGACTGGAAAAAGTTCTAAAAATTAACCATGTAGAATACATTAACGACTCCAAGGCAACTAATGTAAATGCTACTTATTACGCCCTAGACGGAATTAAAAAACCGATTGTTTGGATTGTAGGTGGTGTAGACAAGGGAAACGATTATAAGGAGTTGATGCCAATGGTGAGAGAAAAGGTTAAAGCTATAGTTTGTTTAGGAATGGATAATTCCAAACTGAAGGATGTCTTTGGCAATGTTATCGATTTGATGGTGGAAACCTATTCCATGGAAGAAGCTGTAAAGGTGGCATATAAGATTTCAGAAAGGGGAGATTCCGTTTTGCTATCTCCTGCCTGCGCAAGTTTTGATCTTTTTGAAAACTATGAGGATAGAGGAAATCAATTTAAAGCAGCAATCAAAAATTTATAA
- the mraY gene encoding phospho-N-acetylmuramoyl-pentapeptide-transferase, whose amino-acid sequence MLYYLFEYLENQYQLPGASLFQFQTFRAGMAVLFSLLIAMVYGKRIILFLQKKQIGESIRDLGLEGQKQKAGTPTMGGLIIIMSTLLPVLLFADVKNIYIILLVVTTIWMGIIGFVDDYIKIFKKDKKGLKGRFKILGQVVLGLIVGAVLYFHPEVTIKEKDTTRITENFKVEKVFGQDVKSLGTNVPFFKNNELDYADWITWAGDGLEDYAWLIFIPVVILIVTAVSNGANLTDGIDGLAAGSSAIIVLTLGIFALVSGNIQFSDYLDIFYIPRVGELLIFIAAFVGALVGFLWYNAYPAQVFMGDTGSLTIGGVIAVIAIIVRKELLIPLLCGIFFAETLSVMLQVSYFKRTKKKYGEGKRLFLMAPLHHHYQKKLYHESKIVTRFWIIGILLAIVSIVTLKIR is encoded by the coding sequence ATGTTATACTACTTGTTCGAATATTTGGAAAATCAATATCAATTGCCGGGAGCATCATTGTTCCAGTTCCAGACATTTAGAGCGGGAATGGCAGTCTTGTTTTCACTGTTGATTGCCATGGTCTACGGAAAGCGGATTATTCTGTTTTTGCAAAAAAAACAGATTGGTGAAAGCATTCGCGATTTAGGTCTGGAAGGTCAAAAACAAAAAGCGGGAACGCCAACAATGGGAGGGTTGATCATCATTATGTCAACACTTTTACCAGTGTTGTTGTTTGCGGATGTCAAAAATATTTATATCATCCTATTGGTGGTTACAACCATATGGATGGGTATCATTGGATTTGTGGATGACTACATCAAAATCTTTAAGAAAGACAAAAAAGGACTAAAGGGAAGATTTAAAATATTGGGCCAAGTGGTATTGGGGTTAATTGTAGGTGCCGTCCTGTATTTTCATCCTGAAGTGACCATCAAAGAAAAAGATACTACCCGAATAACAGAAAACTTTAAAGTAGAAAAGGTATTTGGACAAGATGTAAAATCATTGGGTACAAATGTTCCATTTTTCAAGAATAATGAACTGGATTATGCAGATTGGATTACTTGGGCGGGTGACGGATTGGAAGATTATGCTTGGTTGATTTTTATTCCAGTAGTGATATTGATCGTTACGGCGGTTTCTAATGGGGCAAACCTTACAGATGGAATTGACGGCCTCGCAGCAGGTTCATCGGCCATAATTGTATTGACATTGGGCATTTTTGCCTTAGTATCTGGCAATATCCAATTTTCTGATTATCTCGATATTTTTTACATCCCTAGAGTTGGGGAGCTTTTGATTTTCATTGCGGCATTTGTGGGAGCTTTGGTCGGGTTCTTATGGTACAATGCATATCCTGCCCAAGTCTTTATGGGAGATACAGGTAGCTTGACTATTGGCGGAGTAATAGCGGTTATAGCAATTATTGTGAGAAAGGAATTGTTGATTCCACTTCTCTGTGGAATTTTCTTTGCGGAGACGCTATCCGTAATGCTTCAGGTAAGCTACTTTAAAAGAACAAAAAAGAAATATGGCGAGGGTAAAAGGTTGTTTCTAATGGCGCCATTGCATCATCATTATCAAAAGAAATTATATCACGAAAGTAAGATAGTCACCCGATTTTGGATTATTGGAATTTTATTGGCAATTGTCAGTATTGTGACATTAAAAATCAGGTAG
- a CDS encoding UDP-N-acetylmuramoyl-L-alanyl-D-glutamate--2,6-diaminopimelate ligase produces MKLLKDILYGASLSAVSGNTNVMVNHVHFDSRKVGMDDVFVAIRGLVTDGHKYIQKAVESGAKAVVCEELPELLVNGVTYLKVINCNSALAIIASNYYDSPSKNLKLVGITGTNGKTTVSTLLYNLFKKAGFKVGLISTIKIMVDEKEYPTNLTTPDVLTINEHLFQMSEEGVEFCFMEVSSHGIYQKRSEGLHFEGAIFTNLSHDHLDYHKTFAEYRDTKKKLFDDLPKTAFALSNIDDKNGLVMLQNTKAKKYTYALKSYADYRAQILEKQFDGQLLKIDDNELWSKLIGDFNAYNLLAIYATADLLGLEKIETLKLISELENVDGRFQYFISKEKITAIVDYAHTPDALKNVLVTINALRTGNENVITVVGCGGDRDKSKRPVMGHIASEMSNQAIFTSDNPRTEPPATIIEEMEAGVEPQNTKKTLAIENRKQAIRTACKLALANDIILVAGKGHETYQETNGVRVDFDDFKEIKEALADLNK; encoded by the coding sequence TGTAGCAATTAGAGGATTGGTTACGGATGGACACAAGTACATTCAAAAAGCTGTGGAATCTGGCGCAAAAGCCGTTGTTTGCGAGGAACTTCCTGAGTTGTTGGTTAATGGCGTAACCTATTTGAAGGTCATTAACTGTAATAGTGCTTTGGCCATAATAGCATCCAACTACTATGACAGCCCTTCCAAGAATCTTAAACTGGTAGGTATTACCGGAACCAATGGTAAAACTACGGTAAGCACACTTTTGTACAATCTGTTCAAAAAAGCTGGTTTCAAAGTTGGGTTAATTTCTACCATAAAGATAATGGTGGATGAAAAAGAATACCCTACTAACTTAACCACTCCAGATGTTTTAACTATAAACGAACATCTGTTCCAGATGAGTGAAGAAGGAGTGGAATTTTGTTTTATGGAGGTCAGTTCACATGGAATCTATCAAAAAAGGTCTGAAGGACTGCATTTTGAAGGTGCGATTTTTACAAACCTTTCGCATGATCATCTGGATTATCATAAAACTTTTGCAGAGTACCGGGATACTAAGAAAAAGCTCTTTGATGACCTGCCTAAAACAGCTTTTGCCTTAAGTAACATCGATGACAAAAATGGTTTGGTGATGCTCCAAAACACCAAAGCAAAAAAATACACGTATGCACTTAAATCTTATGCGGATTATAGAGCACAGATATTAGAAAAACAGTTTGACGGACAGCTGCTGAAAATTGATGATAACGAACTGTGGTCTAAACTTATTGGGGATTTTAATGCTTACAACCTTTTGGCTATTTATGCTACTGCAGATCTTTTAGGTTTAGAAAAAATAGAAACCCTGAAACTTATCAGTGAGTTGGAAAACGTGGATGGTAGGTTTCAATATTTCATATCAAAAGAAAAAATAACGGCAATTGTTGATTATGCCCATACGCCGGATGCACTAAAAAATGTATTGGTTACAATCAATGCATTGAGGACTGGAAATGAAAACGTCATCACCGTAGTGGGGTGTGGTGGTGACCGTGATAAGTCTAAGCGTCCGGTTATGGGTCATATCGCTTCAGAAATGAGCAATCAGGCCATTTTTACATCAGATAACCCAAGAACTGAGCCTCCTGCTACTATCATTGAAGAGATGGAAGCAGGGGTTGAGCCCCAAAACACCAAAAAAACTTTGGCCATTGAAAATAGAAAGCAAGCAATAAGGACAGCTTGTAAACTGGCTTTGGCAAATGATATCATTTTAGTTGCAGGAAAGGGTCATGAGACTTACCAGGAGACGAATGGAGTAAGGGTAGATTTTGATGATTTTAAAGAAATAAAGGAGGCCTTGGCCGATTTAAATAAATAA